The proteins below come from a single Panicum hallii strain FIL2 chromosome 7, PHallii_v3.1, whole genome shotgun sequence genomic window:
- the LOC112899371 gene encoding endochitinase A-like, protein MANPPVTTLTAALALGLALLLCAAAGPAAAQNCGCQPGYCCSKFGYCGHGDLYCGEGCRSGPCNSGGGGGSGGGTSGSGADVGSVVTDAFFNGIKSQAGGGCEGSSFYSRGAFLNAAGAFSGFAHGGSADDGKREIAAFFAHVTHETGHFCYISEINKGNSYCDPSNTQWPCAAGKKYYGRGPLQISWNYNYGPAGRDIGFDGLGNPDAVAQDPVIAFKTALWFWMNNVHGVMPQGFGATTRAINGALECNGNNPAQMNARVGYYRQYCQQLGVDPGSNLTC, encoded by the exons ATGGCGAACCCGCCGGTGACGACCCTgacggcggcgctggcgctcGGGCTCGCGCTCCTGctgtgcgccgccgccggcccggccgccgCGCAGAACTGCGGCTGCCAGCCGGGCTACTGCTGCAGCAAGTTCGGCTACTGCGGCCACGGCGACCTCTACTGTGGCGAGGGGTGCCGGTCGGGCCCGTGCAActcgggaggtggtggcggcagcggcggcgggacgAGCGGGAGCGGCGCCGACGTTGGTAGCGTCGTAACCGACGCGTTCTTCAACGGCATCAAGTCGCAGGCCGGGGGCGGGTGCGAGGGCAGCAGCTTCTACTCGCGCGGCGCGTTCCTGAACGCCGCCGGCGCGTTCTCCGGCTTCGCGCACGGCGGCTCGGCGGACGACGGCAAGCGCGAGATCGCCGCCTTCTTCGCGCACGTCACCCACGAGACCGGAC ATTTCTGCTACATCAGCGAGATCAACAAGGGCAACAGCTACTGCGACCCGAGCAACACGcagtggccgtgcgccgcgggGAAGAAGTACTACGGACGCGGCCCGCTGCAGATCTCGTGGAACTACAACTACGGGCCCGCCGGGAGGGACATCGGCTTCGACGGGCTCGGGAACCCGGACGCGGTGGCGCAGGACCCCGTGATCGCGTTCAAGACGGCGCTCTGGTTCTGGATGAACAACGTGCACGGGGTGATGCCGCAGGGGTTCGGCGCCACCACCAGGGCCATCAACGGCGCCCTCGAGTGCAACGGGAACAACCCCGCCCAGATGAACGCGAGGGTGGGCTACTACAGGCAGTACTGCCAGCAGCTCGGCGTCGACCCGGGGAGCAACCTCACCTGCTAG